A single region of the Tachyglossus aculeatus isolate mTacAcu1 chromosome X1, mTacAcu1.pri, whole genome shotgun sequence genome encodes:
- the AMH gene encoding muellerian-inhibiting factor, producing the protein MKGWSLDPAGPCLPPSPLLLQLLLLLVPPLHGAGAGHLEAGGPGPAAELAPAPGKGQAAEQGAGGRSASEGAWPERPAAIASPKAGGGGGPSSSSSSSSTVEETPHGTRLSAISPEPGPPISGHGAGRGAHPWAMGGLRGPVCRVRVGGANGDHLEVVGSLSSYESGFLEEVRQAQWGSRAQATFGICPPGDTGVVLSLQQLGAWLVEPGGHHLVVLHLEEVMWRQEPELRFQEPRGAGGPDLLLGSLDLALLVFYPGQGREQEFTVAGDGLQHEQNLCLSQNTRYLVLGMEGTTRAWLPRLRLSLAFWPRGGHGSLSPLELQTLLFGPDDKCFTRMTPVLLLLRQRGRRGEAQALPARGQLDVAPYPVPRPPTELHEAAATPTPSPDSNHFLEALTHLVRGALAFPAPLPGLARLRLDLDPLALEGLPQRFFNFSEPAMLEQLVESEEPLLLHFPAGSRALLEGQAGHWRPEEGLARRLAAKLQGVAAELLGLPALQPQAELLQRLLDFCQGVSNGTGRGGGGGDNRTSAPDPPPQLHALLLLKALQSLRAEWQERRKVSRAQRSAESEGLCRLQELSVDLRSEHSVLIPETYMANNCQGRCSWPQSDRNPNYNNHVVLLLKMQARGVVLTREPCCVPTSYAEKTLISLSDGALSARLMPNMVVVACGCR; encoded by the exons ATGAAGGGCTGGTCGCTGGACCCTGCTGGACCCTGTCTGCCGCCGTCACCCCTGCTACTGCAGCTGCTGTTACTGCTGGTGCCCCCGCTgcatggggcaggggcagggcatcTTGAGGCGGGGGGACCCGGTCCTGCTGCAGAGCTGGCCCCAGCCCCAGGCAAGGGCCAAGCTGCAGAACAAGGGGCTGGAGGCCGAAGTGCCTCTGAGGGAGCCTGGCCAGAGCGACCTGCTGCGATTGCTTCCcccaaggcaggaggaggtggcgggccttcctcctcttcctcctcctcctccactgttgAAGAGACCCCGCATGGGACCCGGCTTTCCGCGATCTCACCTGAGCCTGGACCTCCCATCTCAGGCCACGGGGCCGGACGGGGCGCCCACCCTTGGGCCATGGGTGGCCTGAGAGGACCAGTGTGCCGGGTGAGGGTGGGAGGAGCCAACGGTGACCATTTGGAGGTGGTGGGATCTCTGAGCAGCTATGAAagtggctttctggaggaggtgaggcaggcCCAATGGGGCTCGCGAGCCCAGGCCACCTTTGGGATCTGCCCCCCGGGAGATACGGGGGTGGTTCTCTCCCTGCAGCAGCTGGGAGCCTGGCTGGTAGAGCCAGGTGGGCACCACCTCGTGGTCCTTCATCTGGAGGAAG TGATGTGGCGGCAGGAGCCGGAGCTGAGGTTCCAGGAGCCGCGTGGAGCAGGTGGCCCCGATCTGCTGCTGGGCAGCCTGGACCTGGCGCTTCTGGTCTTCTACCCAGGCCaagggagggagcaggagttTACGGTGGCTGGTGATGGGCTGCAGCACGAGCAG AACCTCTGTCTCTCACAGAACACCCGCTACCTAGTCCTTGGCATGGAAGGAACTACCAGGGCCTGGCTGCCCCGCCTGCGGCTCTCCCTGGCCTTTTGGCCTCGTGGCGGTCACG GGTCCCTTTCCCCGCTGGAGCTCCAGACCCTGCTCTTTGGCCCCGACGACAAGTGCTTCACCCGGATGACCCCCGTGTTGCTTCTGCTGCGGCAGCGGGGACGTCGAGGGGAGGCCCAGGCCCTGCCCGCCCGGGGGCAGCTGGATGTGGCGCCTTACCCCGTCCCAAG GCCACCTACAGAGCTCCACGAGGCAGCTGCCACTCCCACGCCCTCTCCCGACTCCAACCACTTCCTGGAGGCCCTGACCCACCTGGTGCGGGGTGCCCTGGCCTTCCCAGCTCCCTTGCCTGGCCTGGCCCGCCTGCGGCTCGACTTGGACCCCTTAGCCCTGGAGGGGCTCCCGCAGCGGTTCTTCAACTTCTCGGAGCCGGCCATGCTGGAGCAGCTGGTGGAGTCAGAGGAGCCCCTCCTCCTGCATTTCCCTGCCGGCAGCCGGGCCCTGCTGGAGGGCCAGGCTGGGCATTGGCGGCCCGAGGAGGGGCTGGCCCGACGCCTCGCAGCCAAGCTTCAGGGAGTGGCAGCCGAGCTGCTGGGGCTCCCTGCGCTGCAGCCCCAAGCCGAGCTCCTCCAGCGCCTGCTGGATTTCTGCCAAGGGGTCAGCAACGGCACTGGAAgaggtgggggcggtggggacaACCGCACCAGCgccccggacccgcccccgcaacTGCACGCCCTGCTCCTGCTCAAGGCCCTGCAGAGTCTGCGGGCCGAGTGGCAGGAGCGGCGCAAGGTGTCACGGGCCCAGCGCAGTGCCGAGAGCGAGGGCCTATGCCGGCTGCAGGAGCTGAGCGTGGACCTGCGCTCGGAGCACTCGGTGCTCATCCCCGAAACCTACATGGCCAACAACTGCCAGGGCCGGTGCAGCTGGCCCCAGTCCGACCGCAACCCCAACTACAACAACCACGTCGTGCTGCTGCTCAAGATGCAGGCCCGGGGGGTGGTCCTGACCCGGGAGCCCTGCTGCGTGCCCACCAGCTACGCCGAGAAGACACTCATAAGCCTCTCGGATGGCGCCCTGAGCGCCCGCCTCATGCCCAACATGGTGGTTGTGGCCTGTGGCTGCCGCTGA
- the SF3A2 gene encoding splicing factor 3A subunit 2, with product MDFQHRPGGKTGSGGVASSSESNRDRRERLRQLALETIDINKDPYFMKNHLGSYECKLCLTLHNNEGSYLAHTQGKKHQTNLARRAAKEAKEAPAQPAPEKVKVEVKKFVKIGRPGYKVTKQRDTDMGQQSLLFQIDYPEIAESIMPRHRFMSAYEQRIEPPDRRWQYLLMAAEPYETIAFKVPSREIDKAEGKFWTHWNRETKQFFLQFHFKMEKPPPPPSLPAGPPGVKRPPPPLLNGLPPRPPLPESLPPPPPGGLPLPPMPPPGPPQLPPPAPGVHPPAPGVHPPAPGVHPPAPGVHPPAPGVHPPAPGVHPPAPGVHPPAPGIHAPAPGLHPPGPGIHPPAPGVHAPAPGVHPPAPGVHAPAPGVHPPNPMPPMLRPPLPSDGPGNLPPPPPAN from the exons ATGGACTTTCAGCACCGTCCCGGGGGCAAGACTGGGAGCGGAGGAGTGGCCTCGTCCTCCGAGAGCAACCGAGATCGCCGGGAGCGCCTGCGCCAGTTGGCTCTGGAAACCATTGACATCAATAAG GATCCGTATTTCATGAAAAATCACTTGGGTTCTTATGAGTGCAAACTGTGTCTCACGCTGCACAACAATGAG GGAAGCTACTTGGCGCACACCCAAGGAAAAAAGCATCAAACCAATCT GGCCCGAAGAGCGGCGAAAGAGGCCAAGGAggccccagcccagcctgccccAGAGAAAGTCAAAGTGGAAGTGAAGAAGTTTGTGAAAATTGGCCGGCCGGGTTACAAAG TGACCAAACAGCGAGACACCGACATGGGCCAGCAGAGCCTTCTCTTCCAG ATCGATTACCCCGAGATTGCGGAGAGCATCATGCCGCGGCACCGGTTCATGTCCGCATACGAGCAGCGGATTGAGCCCCCAGACCGGCGCTGGCAGTACCTGCTGATGGCGGCTGAGCCCTATGAAACCATCGCTTTTAAG GTGCCAAGCAGGGAAATCGACAAGGCCGAAGGCAAGTTTTGGACGCACTGGAACAGGGAGACTAAGCAG TTTTTCCTCCAGTTCCATTTTAAGATGGagaaacctcctcctcctcctagcctcCCTGCAGGCCCTCCTGGAGTGAAGCGCCCTCCCCCTCCGCTACTGAATGGTTtgcctccccgtcctcctctccCAGAGTCCTTGCCACCGCCACCTCCAGGAGGCTTGCCTCTGCCCCCCATGCCACCCCCTGGACCTCCTCAGTTGCCCCCACCGGCGCCTGGCGTCCACCCCCCGGCACCCGGCGTCCACCCCCCGGCGCCCGGCGTCCACCCTCCGGCACCCGGCGTCCATCCCCCCGCGCCTGGCGTCCATCCCCCGGCGCCTGGCGTCCATCCCCCTGCGCCTGGTGTCCATCCCCCGGCGCCCGGCATCCATGCTCCGGCACCTGGCCTCCACCCACCGGGGCCTGGCATCCACCCCCCAGCACCTGGGGTCCATGCGCCGGCTCCTGGAGTCCACCCCCCGGCGCCCGGCGTCCACGCCCCGGCCCCCGGTGTCCATCCCCCAAACCCCATGCCCCCAATGCTGAGACCTCCGCTTCCTTCCGACGGCCCTGGaaaccttcctcctcccccaccagccaATTGA